The Daucus carota subsp. sativus chromosome 7, DH1 v3.0, whole genome shotgun sequence genome window below encodes:
- the LOC108196882 gene encoding sucrose nonfermenting 4-like protein isoform X2 → MFPSGMDFARESGGGGVATGTVLIPTRFVWPYGGRTVYLSGSFTGWSEHFQMSPVEGCPTVFQTICSLPPGFHQYKFIVDGEWRHDERQPCVSSNYGTVNTVMLSRDSGYNSAILSPQIPSGSSMDVDNAVFQRLIRVSNDTANDALPRISEAEIQVSRHRISAFLSTHTAYELLPESGKVIALDVDLPVKQAFHILHEQGITVAPLWDFGKGKFTGVLSALDFILIMRELGDRGSNLTEEELETHTISAWKQAKLFLNRQTNEHRSEFPSQLIQAGPDENLKDVASKILHTGVATVPIIHSSSEEGLYPQLLYLASLSEILKCLCRYFRNSSGLLPILQLPICAIPLGTWVPKIGEPNLRPLAMLRPSASLNAALNLLVQAQVSSIPIVDDNDSLLDVYSRSDITSLAKDKVYTHINLQEMTIHQALQLGQEPYSPFGSSSQRCHMCLRSDSLHKVMERLATPGVRRLIIVEAGSKRVEGIISLRDVVRFLVG, encoded by the exons ATGTTTCCTTCTGGTATGGATTTTGCCCGTGaaagtggtggtggtggtgttgCTACAGGGACAGTTCTTATCCCAACAAGATTTGTGTGGCCTTATGGTGGAAGAACTGTTTATCTCAGTGGTTCATTTACAGG GTGGTCTGAGCATTTTCAGATGTCCCCTGTTGAGGGTTGCCCTACAGTGTTCCAGACAATTTGCAGTTTACCGCCCGGTTTTCACCAG TACAAATTTATTGTTGATGGTGAATGGCGACATGACGAGCGCCAACCTTGTGTGAGCAGCAACTATGGAACAGTGAATACTGTCATGTTATCAAGAGATTCTGGTTATAATTCTGCAATCCTGAGTCCACAAATACCTTCTGGTTCTAGCATGGATGTTGATAATGCTGTCTTCCAGCGTTTG ATTAGAGTTTCTAATGATACGGCAAACGACGCTCTGCCTAGAATATCAGAAGCAGAAATACAGGTGTCCCGTCATCGCATATCTGCATTCTTGTCTACACATACAGCTTATGAGTTGCTTCCAGAGTCTGGCAAG GTCATTGCACTAGATGTTGATTTGCCTGTAAAGCAAGCATTTCATATTTTGCATGAACAA GGTATTACTGTTGCTCCTCTTTGGGACTTTGGCAAGGGAAAGTTTACCGGAGTACTTAGCGCACtggattttattttgattatgaGAGAG CTTGGTGATCGGGGGTCCAACCTGACTGAGGAAGAACTTGAAACTCATACTATATCTGCTTGGAAACAagcaaaattatttttgaacagaCAAACTAATGAGCATCGCAGTGAGTTTCCTAGCCAACTTATCCAG GCAGGGCCAGATGAGAATTTGAAAGATGTTGCTTCGAAGATTCTGCACACTGGTGTTGCTACAGTGCCCATCATTCACTCATCTTCAGAGGAAGGCTTATATCCGCAGTTGTTGTACCTTGCATCACTATCTGAAATACTCAAAT GTCTATGCAGGTATTTTAGGAATTCTTCTGGATTGTTGCCTATTCTTCAGTTACCAATATGTGCAATTCCATTGGGCACTTGGGTCCCAAAAATTGGAGAGCCTAATCTACGACCATTAGCAATGTTGAGACCAAGTGCATCCCTAAATGCAGCATTAAATTTGTTAGTGCAAG CTCAAGTTAGTTCGATCCCAATAGTGGATGACAATGACTCGCTATTGGATGTTTACTCGCGGAG TGATATTACCTCTTTAGCGAAAGATAAAGTTTATACACACATTAATCTGCAAGAAATGACCATTCATCAG GCTTTGCAGCTAGGACAAGAACcatactctccttttggtagcAGCAGCCAAAGATGTCACATGTGTTTGCGTTCTGATTCACTACATAAGGTGATGGAACGCTTGGCAACACCAG GCGTGAGACGACTTATCATTGTGGAGGCTGGGAGCAAGCGTGTAGAAGGTATCATTTCACTGAGGGATGTTGTCAGGTTCCTTGTTGGTTAA
- the LOC108196882 gene encoding sucrose nonfermenting 4-like protein isoform X1 — MFPSGMDFARESGGGGVATGTVLIPTRFVWPYGGRTVYLSGSFTGWSEHFQMSPVEGCPTVFQTICSLPPGFHQYKFIVDGEWRHDERQPCVSSNYGTVNTVMLSRDSGYNSAILSPQIPSGSSMDVDNAVFQRLIRVSNDTANDALPRISEAEIQVSRHRISAFLSTHTAYELLPESGKVIALDVDLPVKQAFHILHEQGITVAPLWDFGKGKFTGVLSALDFILIMRELGDRGSNLTEEELETHTISAWKQAKLFLNRQTNEHRSEFPSQLIQLYAQAGPDENLKDVASKILHTGVATVPIIHSSSEEGLYPQLLYLASLSEILKCLCRYFRNSSGLLPILQLPICAIPLGTWVPKIGEPNLRPLAMLRPSASLNAALNLLVQAQVSSIPIVDDNDSLLDVYSRSDITSLAKDKVYTHINLQEMTIHQALQLGQEPYSPFGSSSQRCHMCLRSDSLHKVMERLATPGVRRLIIVEAGSKRVEGIISLRDVVRFLVG, encoded by the exons ATGTTTCCTTCTGGTATGGATTTTGCCCGTGaaagtggtggtggtggtgttgCTACAGGGACAGTTCTTATCCCAACAAGATTTGTGTGGCCTTATGGTGGAAGAACTGTTTATCTCAGTGGTTCATTTACAGG GTGGTCTGAGCATTTTCAGATGTCCCCTGTTGAGGGTTGCCCTACAGTGTTCCAGACAATTTGCAGTTTACCGCCCGGTTTTCACCAG TACAAATTTATTGTTGATGGTGAATGGCGACATGACGAGCGCCAACCTTGTGTGAGCAGCAACTATGGAACAGTGAATACTGTCATGTTATCAAGAGATTCTGGTTATAATTCTGCAATCCTGAGTCCACAAATACCTTCTGGTTCTAGCATGGATGTTGATAATGCTGTCTTCCAGCGTTTG ATTAGAGTTTCTAATGATACGGCAAACGACGCTCTGCCTAGAATATCAGAAGCAGAAATACAGGTGTCCCGTCATCGCATATCTGCATTCTTGTCTACACATACAGCTTATGAGTTGCTTCCAGAGTCTGGCAAG GTCATTGCACTAGATGTTGATTTGCCTGTAAAGCAAGCATTTCATATTTTGCATGAACAA GGTATTACTGTTGCTCCTCTTTGGGACTTTGGCAAGGGAAAGTTTACCGGAGTACTTAGCGCACtggattttattttgattatgaGAGAG CTTGGTGATCGGGGGTCCAACCTGACTGAGGAAGAACTTGAAACTCATACTATATCTGCTTGGAAACAagcaaaattatttttgaacagaCAAACTAATGAGCATCGCAGTGAGTTTCCTAGCCAACTTATCCAG CTTTATGCACAGGCAGGGCCAGATGAGAATTTGAAAGATGTTGCTTCGAAGATTCTGCACACTGGTGTTGCTACAGTGCCCATCATTCACTCATCTTCAGAGGAAGGCTTATATCCGCAGTTGTTGTACCTTGCATCACTATCTGAAATACTCAAAT GTCTATGCAGGTATTTTAGGAATTCTTCTGGATTGTTGCCTATTCTTCAGTTACCAATATGTGCAATTCCATTGGGCACTTGGGTCCCAAAAATTGGAGAGCCTAATCTACGACCATTAGCAATGTTGAGACCAAGTGCATCCCTAAATGCAGCATTAAATTTGTTAGTGCAAG CTCAAGTTAGTTCGATCCCAATAGTGGATGACAATGACTCGCTATTGGATGTTTACTCGCGGAG TGATATTACCTCTTTAGCGAAAGATAAAGTTTATACACACATTAATCTGCAAGAAATGACCATTCATCAG GCTTTGCAGCTAGGACAAGAACcatactctccttttggtagcAGCAGCCAAAGATGTCACATGTGTTTGCGTTCTGATTCACTACATAAGGTGATGGAACGCTTGGCAACACCAG GCGTGAGACGACTTATCATTGTGGAGGCTGGGAGCAAGCGTGTAGAAGGTATCATTTCACTGAGGGATGTTGTCAGGTTCCTTGTTGGTTAA